The following proteins come from a genomic window of Nitrospira sp.:
- a CDS encoding GDP-L-fucose synthetase, translating to MSFWSNQRVVVTGGAGFLGSFVVDQLRAKGCRQIVVPRSQDYDLVQMDAVKQLYSDAKPDVVIHLAARVGGIGANQANPGRFFYDNLMMGTQLIEVGRQRGLKKFVATGTICAYPKFAPIPFKEDDIWNGYPEETNAPYGLAKKMMLAQSQAYRQQYGFHSIVLFPVNLYGPRDNFDLETSHVIPALIRKCVSAKETGQASISLWGDGSPTREFLYVEDAAEGILLAAERYDGNLPVNLGTGEEVAIHDLAGIIAAEVGFTGTIEWDTTKPNGQPRRCLDVSRAKQLFDFQARHRLRDGLKKTVQWFQANRQAIREVHF from the coding sequence ATGTCTTTTTGGTCCAATCAACGCGTCGTTGTGACGGGTGGTGCGGGGTTTCTTGGTTCATTCGTCGTGGATCAGTTGCGCGCGAAGGGATGCCGGCAGATCGTCGTGCCACGAAGTCAAGACTATGACCTGGTGCAGATGGATGCGGTGAAGCAATTGTATAGTGATGCGAAGCCGGACGTGGTGATTCATCTCGCGGCGCGTGTCGGGGGCATCGGGGCCAACCAGGCCAACCCCGGTCGGTTTTTCTACGATAATCTGATGATGGGCACGCAACTTATCGAGGTCGGTCGTCAACGGGGTCTGAAGAAGTTCGTCGCGACCGGAACTATTTGCGCCTATCCCAAATTCGCGCCCATTCCATTCAAAGAAGACGACATTTGGAACGGATATCCCGAAGAAACCAATGCGCCCTATGGGTTGGCGAAGAAAATGATGTTGGCGCAGTCGCAGGCCTATCGGCAACAATACGGCTTTCATTCGATCGTCTTGTTTCCCGTCAATCTCTATGGGCCGCGCGACAATTTCGATTTGGAAACGTCGCACGTTATTCCGGCGCTCATACGCAAATGCGTGTCGGCAAAGGAAACAGGACAGGCGTCGATTAGTCTGTGGGGAGACGGGTCGCCGACGAGAGAATTCCTGTATGTCGAGGATGCAGCGGAAGGCATTCTGCTCGCGGCTGAACGGTATGATGGAAATCTACCCGTCAATCTAGGCACAGGTGAAGAGGTCGCGATCCATGATCTTGCGGGAATCATCGCGGCGGAGGTTGGGTTTACCGGGACGATTGAGTGGGATACCACCAAGCCGAACGGCCAGCCACGCCGATGTCTTGACGTCAGCCGCGCCAAGCAGCTCTTCGACTTTCAAGCTCGCCATCGCTTGCGCGACGGATTGAAGAAGACGGTCCAATGGTTTCAGGCCAACCGTCAGGCGATACGGGAAGTACATTTCTAA
- a CDS encoding UDP-N-acetylglucosamine 2-epimerase: MKRIDLIAGARPNFMKIAPIIEALQAAELRGGQLRYRLIHTGQHYDRAMSGSFFEELGIPDPDINLEVGSGTQAEQTAGIMVGYERVLLKDKSDLCLVVGDVTSTMACSIAARKLGVRVAHVEGGIRSGDWTMPEEINRVVTDSITNWFFTTSETANDNLRRAGVSDDRIFFVGNTMIDTLLKNVPRLRPPACWQSLKLTAGQFFVVTLHRPANVDGEQQLLSLLRAIAEGTKGLPVVFPVHPRTAKNLRELDSATPQLHYVDPLGYLEFNYLVKHAKAVITDSGGITEETTVLGVPCLTLRDNTERPETITIGTNELIGTDPRRLAPALSRLMAGQWKKGAIPPLWDGKAAERIVEHLERLFNVN; this comes from the coding sequence GTGAAGCGTATCGATCTCATCGCCGGGGCACGGCCCAATTTCATGAAAATCGCGCCGATTATTGAAGCGCTCCAAGCAGCTGAGCTGCGTGGCGGGCAGCTACGGTACCGGCTGATTCATACCGGCCAGCATTATGATCGCGCGATGTCCGGCAGTTTCTTCGAAGAACTCGGGATTCCCGATCCGGACATCAACCTCGAGGTGGGATCAGGCACTCAAGCCGAACAAACCGCCGGCATTATGGTCGGCTATGAACGAGTCTTATTGAAGGACAAGAGCGATCTCTGTCTTGTCGTCGGTGACGTGACGTCCACGATGGCCTGTTCCATCGCGGCGCGAAAACTGGGTGTGCGGGTGGCCCATGTCGAGGGCGGCATTCGGTCCGGCGATTGGACGATGCCGGAGGAAATCAACCGGGTGGTGACCGACTCCATCACCAATTGGTTCTTTACGACGAGCGAAACGGCCAACGACAATTTGCGCCGTGCCGGCGTATCCGACGACCGGATCTTTTTTGTCGGCAACACCATGATCGACACGTTGCTCAAGAACGTGCCGCGTTTGCGACCTCCGGCTTGTTGGCAGTCTCTCAAGCTCACAGCAGGACAGTTTTTTGTCGTCACGCTCCATCGGCCTGCAAATGTCGACGGAGAGCAGCAGCTCTTGTCGCTGCTCCGGGCCATCGCCGAAGGCACCAAAGGACTGCCTGTAGTCTTCCCCGTGCATCCACGGACCGCGAAGAATCTCAGAGAACTCGACAGTGCGACACCGCAGCTTCACTATGTCGATCCACTTGGCTATTTGGAATTCAACTATTTGGTGAAACATGCGAAAGCAGTCATTACCGATTCGGGAGGCATCACCGAGGAGACGACCGTTCTCGGAGTGCCCTGTCTCACGCTACGAGATAACACCGAGCGACCGGAGACCATTACGATTGGGACCAACGAACTGATCGGGACTGATCCGCGCAGACTCGCTCCGGCACTGTCGCGGTTAATGGCAGGGCAGTGGAAGAAAGGCGCGATTCCACCGCTATGGGACGGCAAGGCGGCGGAGCGGATCGTGGAGCATCTGGAGCGATTGTTCAATGTAAATTGA
- a CDS encoding ATPase, which produces MHIILMWIARHVEPLIRRMTKQFPALLITGARQTGKTSLLRRLYPDASYLTLDLPVNAEAAHTAPDELLKAYPPPVIIDEIQYAPVLLRHLKVRIDQDRRPDRFLLTGSQVFPLKGVSESLAGRCAVLNLHTLARAELIAGGAR; this is translated from the coding sequence ATGCATATTATCCTCATGTGGATTGCGAGACATGTGGAACCTCTCATCCGGCGAATGACAAAGCAGTTTCCAGCTTTGCTTATCACCGGCGCAAGACAAACCGGCAAGACATCGCTGCTGCGACGTCTCTATCCCGACGCATCCTACCTCACGCTTGATCTCCCCGTGAATGCGGAGGCCGCGCACACCGCACCGGACGAGTTGCTCAAAGCTTATCCACCACCGGTGATCATTGACGAAATCCAGTACGCTCCGGTGCTCCTGCGGCATCTCAAGGTTCGGATCGACCAGGATCGCAGGCCTGACCGGTTTTTGTTGACCGGCTCTCAGGTGTTCCCGTTGAAAGGCGTGTCGGAGAGCTTAGCCGGGCGCTGTGCCGTGCTGAACCTGCACACGCTTGCAAGAGCCGAGTTAATCGCGGGGGGTGCGCGATAG
- a CDS encoding GDP-mannose 4,6-dehydratase, translated as MKKALITGITGQDGSYLSEFLLGRGYEVYGIVRRSSSFNTSRIDPIYEDPHVPHRRLHLVYGDLNDASSLNRILRTVQPNEIYNLGAQSHVRVSFDIPEYTGEITGLGTIRLLEAIRESGLKPRFYQASSSEMFGKVLEVPQKETTPFYPRSPYGAAKVYSYWITVNYREAYGLFACNGILFNHESPRRGETFVTRKITKAAARIKLGIQQDVFLGNLEAKRDWGYAGDYVEAMWMMLQAPTPDDYVIATGETHTVKEMLELTFDRLQLDWKKHVKIDAKYYRPTEVDLLIGDAGKAKTHLGWQPKVRFEELVAMMVDADLAAEREKLEGTRKTAGS; from the coding sequence GTGAAGAAAGCACTGATTACAGGGATTACCGGACAAGATGGATCCTATCTGTCGGAATTTCTGCTCGGCAGAGGCTATGAGGTCTACGGCATTGTACGTCGTTCCAGTTCATTCAATACAAGTCGTATCGATCCCATCTATGAAGATCCGCATGTGCCCCATCGGCGGCTCCACCTGGTGTACGGCGATCTGAACGACGCCAGTTCTCTGAACCGAATTTTGCGCACGGTCCAGCCCAATGAAATCTATAATCTGGGCGCTCAAAGCCACGTACGCGTGAGTTTCGATATTCCTGAATATACAGGGGAGATCACAGGACTCGGCACCATTCGGCTGCTGGAGGCCATTCGAGAATCGGGACTCAAGCCCAGGTTTTACCAGGCGTCGTCCAGTGAAATGTTCGGGAAGGTGTTGGAGGTTCCGCAGAAGGAAACAACCCCCTTCTATCCGAGGAGTCCCTACGGTGCGGCAAAGGTCTACTCCTATTGGATTACGGTCAACTATCGCGAGGCCTACGGCCTCTTTGCCTGTAACGGCATCTTGTTCAATCATGAATCCCCACGACGGGGGGAAACCTTCGTGACGCGAAAAATCACCAAGGCGGCCGCCCGCATCAAGCTCGGCATTCAGCAAGATGTGTTTCTGGGAAATCTGGAAGCCAAGCGCGACTGGGGCTACGCCGGCGACTATGTCGAAGCCATGTGGATGATGTTACAAGCTCCGACGCCGGACGATTATGTCATCGCGACGGGCGAAACGCACACCGTGAAGGAAATGCTGGAGCTGACGTTCGACCGGCTGCAATTGGATTGGAAGAAACACGTGAAGATCGATGCCAAGTACTACCGGCCGACCGAAGTCGATCTGCTCATCGGAGATGCCGGCAAGGCCAAGACACACCTCGGCTGGCAGCCGAAAGTGCGCTTCGAAGAATTGGTGGCCATGATGGTTGATGCGGATTTGGCGGCGGAACGAGAAAAGTTGGAAGGGACGAGGAAGACAGCCGGCAGTTAG